In one Diabrotica virgifera virgifera chromosome 5, PGI_DIABVI_V3a genomic region, the following are encoded:
- the LOC126885551 gene encoding uncharacterized protein LOC126885551 gives MEKLKFQFTIQGSADGKTNEICITAIETPDGRVFELPEEFKQVNKHTYLAKSNVFMKVKNSLKKRGQKRNLWVPLDIEMRKIYLDDGENLQFGEQYLDEKTQSVVATYEKEIPSIKNLSRVTESFSIEKFSIKIPNACQWMEDFERECERFEIIDDEQKIESLKYLLEKQCLDWYSSMIIKYTVQSDWKIWKTNFCDAYEKKGWSQIKYAFTFKYQSGSLIEYATKKERLLLEVNKTIDNDTLINLIVLGLPDDIMNKLDKYSLISTTHLFSELNKNEYLVNKQGKRQKVFLDFKEKVEEKQYKTSQRLYKEQKHICSICEKLKKGTRYHLESACWYKAKDNHNDKDSQIQLINNSEIECELQNENQKNC, from the coding sequence atggagaaattaAAGTTCCAGTTTACAATACAGGGATCCGCAGATGGAAAAACGAATGAAATATGTATAACAGCAATTGAAACTCCAGATGGACGTGTTTTTGAGCTCCCAGAAGAATTCAAGCAGGTAAATAAACATACATACCTAGCGAAATCTAATGTATTTATGAAAGTAAAAAATTCTTTGAAAAAAAGAGGTCAAAAAAGAAATTTATGGGTACCATTAGATATTGAAATGAGAAAGATATATTTAGATGATGGTGAGAATTTACAATTTGGGGAACAGTATTTAGATGAGAAAACACAATCTGTAGTTGCTACTTATGAAAAAGAAATACcatcaataaaaaatttaagcAGAGTAACTGAAAGTTTTTCGATTGAaaaattttctataaaaataCCGAATGCTTGTCAGTGGATGGAAGACTTTGAGAGAGAGTGCGAACGATTTGAAATCATAGATGATGAACAGAAAATAGAGTCATTAAAATACTTACTTGAAAAACAATGTTTAGATTGGTACAGTAGCATGATAATTAAATACACAGTACAATCAGAttggaaaatttggaaaacaaacTTTTGTGATGCATATGAAAAGAAAGGTTGGTCTCAAATCAAATACGCATTCACGTTCAAATATCAAAGTGGTTCTCTTATAGAATATGcaacaaaaaaagaaagattATTATTGGAAGTAAATAAAACAATCGACAATGACACATTAATAAACCTTATTGTATTAGGTTTGCCAGACGACATAATGAATAAACTTGATAAATATTCATTGATTTCAACTACTCATCTATTTAGTGAGTTGAACAAGAATGAATACTTGGTAAACAAGCAAGGTAAAAGACAGAAAGTATtcttagattttaaagaaaaagttgaagaaaaacaATACAAAACCAGCCAAAGATTATACAAAGAACAAAAACACATATGCAGTATTTGTGAAAAGCTTAAAAAAGGAACACGTTACCACTTAGAATCAGCATGTTGGTATAAGGCAAAAGATAATCACAATGACAAAGATAGTCAAATTCAACTTATCAACAACTCAGAAATAGAATGTGaactacaaaatgaaaatcaaaaaaactGCTAG